The window ctgtcagacagtccctgaatgatctcttcattcagttgcggtcatgcaggcgcagtggacaccaaattgccacgtcaacatcatttgttattatttccttggtgtTCACTGTCTGGGAACACCACAGGTcgctctggctttggcactgcacatctgtagtgcctgtgatgaggaagtctcacactctcccatcttcgtaaggtctcattagggaggttttttttgttattcatgcgcggccaagccctaaccgtagttcctaaaatcattgatttttcgGTCCTTagagtatgtcagcgttgattcagcagttgttttggcaaagacatgtttttttggagtttctgaaacctagagcgctactcaataggcgactaacaagaaactacgcatttatactgttgttgccgacgtatgtgtacactgaacttggaatgtgcgtcggccccgtgttgaaatgccgtccagtgccagttggtgcgtttttcgctgatttgtgcaaaattcaacatatctcaaaagttcaatggttgaccctcgatttttttttgatttttgtgtagcgtaagcaactgtctttcatgggagaatggtctctgtaagaattattcaggaagaaatgtataatatttgggggttttcgtgattgtccggcccaattggcaatattgtaatttgggatggtgaacagagctaggagcaaatgcgacgcttatgatttatttaaagaaataaaatgcccgatttaacatcctgcagaatcaggggaatcgggcgtttccagtgatatacgacacaaatgggttgtcctcatgcattcactttggaaacgcattttaaaatagatgttacgtcctgttaatggggcacgtcatcatcgcgtacatttgggaaaaactccctaacgagacctaagtggtcgatttttgtcgcaaccatttgggcctagggccccgcactcacttcagagtgcattattaatgggcttcagctccatgaagctttcatcagtgcccccagcccctgtggatttcatgttcccaaggtaagtatacgtacattgccacgtcatttaaatattatttccctccgtatacttatttcctttactgtccagctgtttcaacctctccggtttcacgtgtcttcttCAGGCTTTAAACTTTTAACTATCTagacccactttttgccaattgcttggctcagaccgcccttcagcaggccatactgcctggatggactgaccgagatctactctaggtcaatcaaggggagaaattgactccttgcggtcccgctatcaggatacctctgtatatccaaccgtatttctttgtcgccacacgcatctgatgagtctctcttgacgaaaccgcatttcctgcaccttcatgacctatcaggcacacatggttgcttcaaaccatcagtgcacggtgcccagtagctaaaatccttcattttggtcctctcttgttgccatgaacaacagagcatgcaggctcaggctacgatgtcactgatgacgtcacaagaatgacatgacgtcatcatgatgtcatgacgtcgggtcaacaatcacagctgtcagacagtccctgaatgatctcttcattcagttgcggtcatgcaggcgcagtggacaccaaattgccacgtcagcATCATCAGTTCAGGATGTAGTCCAGTATCAATATGTGTGCGTGACGACCCTTGCAGAGTAAATGATAAAACTATCAAGGTTCCCCTCTTTCAGATAGTGTAACAATATTAGCTTTTCACCTTTCGTTTCATCTGGGGACAACTCCTGGGTTCATATTTTACATACAACCGCTGTGTAACAAGTACCGGTTTTCCAGGTTGGGATTTTAGATGCAACCGTATCAATTTTACTCGATCAAATTTTTGTGTTTGAAGGCcatttttatcaaaactgtGCTAAGTTGGACCTTCAAACTTTAGGGATACATTTGTCCTTGGGGAATCTAGTGATTGAGAGCCTCCTGGTAAGTTGACAAGTAGGTGAACGCTTGTATTTCACCATTTTTATGCTGCGATTTGTGACTTTTTGTAAACTGTCCTCCATGTTGGATGACGTCAGACTTATGTATTGTTTTGATGAGTGAGCGGTGAACTTTCAGATTGCAACTTTTCAAAGTCGTTTAATTCAGGTAAATATGTGTATGAAAGTAATTTCAAAGGTACCATTTAGTTTAGGAATATCTATAGAATCTTTTGGTGTTATTTTGTTAAGTTGTGACTTGGGGGAATTAGTTGTATTTTGTGGCTGCAGTTTGCACATGTTTCAAAACGTGTTTGTTTTGCACGGCCGTTAGctaggtaatttttacttgtggagaaatccctcggtcttgttactatgaatagcctgccgaccaccgcgccaacggcgggttgagtaaccaaagtggcttggtatataataaggaatacgaccaggagacccgggctcgcgattttcaaagttggtcaagcaaatctcctgctacaccatcgacgagccgtgtagttggttccacattgtagcatacaccaccaagatgagaaattaccatataattttcccttttcatcattctgtttacgtttaatatgaggaaggctcaggccttgatagggagctcttcgttaatagggctggtgagcgagaagactcgggggggggggggggggtatatagttaggatgatgccatcatgacagttgaccgaagaagcagttggctagcacacaatgtcaatgattgatggcgagtagttggtgggtgggagaggggggatatagttaggatgatgccatcatggcagttgacccaatagacgctgtcgcagtatagaaaataagtggggagaatgtgggaaactaaacacaacaggagaaggataggtatttttgcccggagataagcataatgatcccaagacccaagtgtaattaagatttatattctaattcaaaaacaccttagccgaccccccccccccgtcctgaatagtttgaggtctcactagccagtggtgatcaggtgttaatcttgaagttataaggcatagaggtgaaatttttcaaatttgcgttatatatacagggtgtctcatgcattgtgctacatcagtctatgcatgactgtaagtctagacgacgttgaaacttggtcagatgtattctacaatacaagagacatgctattcagaaatgtattggtttgtgtgagagtaacgtactgccaagtctacagccgctggaacaggggtatgcatgaaatgacgtcgcgtcatttttggaggcagttaggcctggcctccgcaccggcttgtgagacctgagggaagcgcgtgcgtttgagttaagtgcgcatgcgctttctacggaaaattaaaatggccagtgttgtggacgagtggtttcaggtttcacggtaggattttgacatggaaacggggaaatagacattgagaccaatgtactttcaagattattgcattattaatggaaccagaccgttgacatattgtcacaccccatgatattgacgaaatcgtcgtcgaaacgggcagccccggaccgatcatgttggtgcgcttgaaactacggaaaagttagcagacggaaaatcttttgcggaattttgccagttcaaagcacgatttcttcgcggaaagagaaaaatgatctctggcagcgatgcagattgttgtttaatgcatttcgattcgccccagggtatcgtcacactttgattcggccctgttttgacgaaatcttcaaccgaacagcggcttctccaCGTAAACATCGCAGCGTCctgctgaattgtttggaaaaagaaaatctctccctaggtaaattgctgtgcattagcgtatacgattcgcgtgcaaaaatgtcacctgggtgcagaggttttctggttccggtcaagcgggtcaagtttttttcgttgacggtatacacgcacacattcgacccttaaccataaagctcgcttaagagctccctataaagacttgctagtttctattcttggttcataagagtccctcgatatgggttcttcgttaccatgtacgaattcttggcatatgaaccgatcttacctgttttaaactgattttccggcgaaatatcgaagaaactcgcacgggatttggcgcatcagcaaatttctccgccagctgacgaagtacccaaaaattgattacgcagtaaccattcctggcacatgacctaattattattcacttccgatttgggtccctcccttttattatcataatcgatgcgttcaaagttggtcaagggaaattacttcataaatcatgcaaattaccacgaaggcgtcatgtttgcagatcaaccaatcagatcggagattccacaggagtcatgtgatcaaataaattgttaaggcacattgttgtctaacggccGTGTTTGGTTAGCATTTCTCGAGGGTCTGTAGCCCGTGGGTGACCCCCGTGGATGCTGTATAAAACCCTGATTAGCCTGGTTAGCCTCAGATTGCCTGGACACATGGCCTAATTAACAGCTCTAAAAGAGACAACCGTATTTTTAGCACGATTTATTTTACCAAAGTAAATCTGCTGTGCAAGCACCACCAGTGCGCACTACTAGCCTGATCTTAGTGCTTTGCTACTGTTTCTGGCTAACAGGTAGGTGGCAGAATTTGCCATTTTCAAGTTGACATTTTGACTTAGAGTAACTAAGTGCAACCCATATTTCATTTATCATCCTAGCATTTTATATATAACAATGCCGCAGCAGTTCGTGCCATTGGAGGCACCTAGTGTGCATATATAATGCAGATGATATTTAGTAATTGAAACCATTTCTGTTGTATGTGAATTTATGCTTGGTCACTGTTTAGATATTTTAATGTTGCAGTGTTTTACTGTACATTGGGTTGGTTAGTGCCACTGTCACTGGGTAAGCACTAATAATCAATGGTTTGATGGTGTGTCAATGCTGGTTGAGTATGGAGTTAGGTCAAACTGGTTGTTTGCAAAATGAAATTGAGAATCTGGATTTAGTCCTGGTACTAGTCATGGGGTAACAAACTTATAATATGTAGCTTTTCGGCCGGAAGTTTATGTATTGTGAAGTTGAAACACTTGTTGGCAGACAGCAAGACTAAGTAGTGGGAGTGACACTTTTAAAGGTGAACTGTCACTTGTCAGTTTGCCAACAAAATAGCTATAATTGACTTTCTTTTGTATATAAGTTCCACTAGAATGCGTCCTTACCAGTTTTATGCATAAAAACAATGCGCACAATGATTTATTAGGCCTTTTTTGTAAGTACCTCGCAAAACGCACTCGATCCAAGCTGCGAATCTATTAATAGCCCCGTGACGTCATTCCTAGAACGTGTGCTGGGATCCACTTCGAACCAAGATGGCGACCAATGAGGAATATTCGAGTGAAAGCGACTTCAGCGAAGATTCTGACGACACTACGCTAGGTTTCATTGATTATGGGGATGAAGATAACGAAGGAGATGGTGAAGAACAAGCAGAACCTGTTCATTTTGGACCATATATGTTTGAGCCGCTAGTTGAGGCCGATGAAGGCGCAGTCGAAGTGGACATGGCCGAAGATGCGGATGATCGGAGATGGCGACTGGACACTGATCGTTTGGGAGAATGGTATGCCTATATTTTTACACGTAGCCAAGGCCAACAAGGTTTCCAGGGTGTCGGTGTGTCAAGTTAATTCGCCATAACCATGTTATCAAGGACGTGCAGTAAGGTTTCATGCAATTTCATGATTTAGTATAAGGCTGCGCCTACACACAATCAATGGCAATGCACGACAATTGACATGCATACCCGGCCGGCCTTGCCAGGTCATGACAACACTGGACTTAGCATTTCCAACACAGTTGAGCATGAATGACCAGTCCTCATCATGATCGATGAGAGGACCAAGGatggtgtactgtagtgtagggCCAGAGTCAGAGATGAAGATTGAGGGTCAAGTCCGCCCCTCCATCATCAGGGGACAGAATGGGATGAACAAATGAAGTAACTagcatattgattgattgatctctgtttcatttgtgttttatttttacatgtatattacaaagCATAATATATAATATCTGCTACCCTACTATATTTTCAGGTGCACATGCGGAAATTGCCAGACAATGCCCACTGTGAGAGAATGTTGTTGCTGCATGGAAACAGAACAAGTTCCAAATAAAATTGCAGAAATACATTTGGTAGAGGATGTAAATAATGTGACTCCCAACTGCATAGTCGATCATCCCGGATTTACTCCTGTATGCCTCAGCCCCTGGTCTCTACAAACTGCTTGGCTGTTCTACAAACAGCAGTATTGAAGCAAAGCCTTCAATGGGCCCTCCAATGCCAAGTACAGGCACATCGCATATAGACAGTTGGTTCGTTGGTGTTGGGGATATGTAGGTAAAGACAATAGAATTATTCTGCCGTCATGTGCTGTAGCATGCATACGGGCACACTACCCACCACCAGGACAGGAGGAAGACTTCCAGTTTCGAGGGTATATGGCTTTAGGTGTTAAGCATCCAGAACTGTGATGAGGAACATTCAAATTGTGCTATTGCTGAAGCGAGACTTGAATCCTGCAACCGCATCACTGACGTTTGGCTTCTTGAACTGATCACATAGCGGTGGAGGCTCTTGTCGGCTTGGACCCTTCTGTTTGGTTGTTACTAACTCCATCATGTTCTGGAAGCATTCCTCTACATAATCTGGAAGTGTAAATAGAATACAATACGTAACATGGTATATAAAAGATAGCcaataaatgttttattttttcttACATTGTTCTATGCTTCAGTTATTTGACAAATGTAGGGAGACCATAATGGTTGTGAAATGGTAAGACCCGGATTGTGACATGGTATGCAAATGGTTTGTCTTACCGTATGTTGCTCCTACCAAGATTTTCTTGACAACATATCCTCCAGTTTTATACTTAGGAAAGTCGATCCTATATCGGCCTTCCCCGGCCATGGTTGCTGCTTGTGGGCGTCCCGCATTTTCATTATAGTGGAGAGCAGCTAGACAAATCCTGAAAAGGACCAGGTAAATTAGGAAACAAAAGGCAAAAAGTCAACTTGGCAAAGTGCATCTAGTCTTCTAGGATGCTATAGAACTGTTTTAGAATACCGACACACCTAGGCTTACCTGCTGTTCATTCCACTGTACGAGAACTTTATCATTTTGGGGGCAAAGTGATTGAGTACGCTGTGGTATGATTCAACTCCACTCGTCTGCCCTATTGCAGACATCTTGCTGATGTCATTGACGAGTAGAGTCTTGGTCAGCATAGCCACCAGATCATCACTTGCTTGGGTTCCTGAAAAATAAAGGTAATTGAAAGGAGATAAATAACAAGTATTAAACTGACTGGAGGTGGAAGTGACCCATGGAAATGACAACTATTGGTTTATGTATGGATCACCTACCTTCGTTTAACCATTTCCTCTGTTGTCCAAGGTCACCATGTAGACAGTTGTCATGTTTGTCCTGGATGTGCTCAACACAGGACAACCATTTCTTCTTGATCGCTGCACCATCTCCTTGCGGGGATGACATCACGCACCAATACAAATGATATTTTATGCTTTTAATCCAATCCCTTATTGGTGCTAGTGTCTTCTTCTTTGCCTTTTTCTCCATATTCTTGCAAAGGCCTGAAAGAAATACGACAAATTAAGAACAGGGTTCAACAGCATGATTTTTCCTAGAACCCTTGCTACATTCTAGAAGAGAGAAATGAGGTGGAGTGATAGTATCCCCTGAGAGTAGTAGCTTATGAACATAACATTGCTTACCCTTCACAACATGCCAACAGTCGAAGAAGTGGGGGACTTTCAGTTTTTCACGGATCCACTTGGCAACCTGTCTGTGTCTGTCTGTGATCAAGGCCTTTACAGTCATCGTCCTCAAGAAGGGAGCACTCCTCTTGAGTCCCTCTAACTCCATATGGTAGCTGCTCTTCACCTCATTGCTCTGCAACATGAAATAAGGACAATCTATTGGGAGCACTAATGAAcaggttacatgtatatggttatGAACAAAGACAACCACTAAGTGTGTAAACTAACAAAGTCACCATAAAATTTGCTAGAGGTAATGCATACCTGAACCAACTCTATCGACAACAGTTTATTCACGTCCAGCTCCATCAACACATAGCTGCCAAATTTGGCGACCCATTGAGTCACAGCGCCCGTCTCCTCCGAGCACCAATGGTTTGTCCTTGAGAGTTTCAAGTAGAGCAGCTTGACAGCACTTCCATGTCGTTTCAACCGCAGTGTGCAGGTGTTTGTTTGGTGCCTGTAAAACGTCCTTGCTGTCTGACATTTTATGTTGAGGAAGCTGAAAAACGAAATAAGGACACCTGTATTACGACACATGTGTGAGAGTTTTGTTGCCAACGTTAAGATTTTATCTGCAAATATGTGGCATGTACTTACTTGAACAGCCTTAGGACCTTACTTGGTAGCGACCCCGAAAAAAGTATAGCACCACTCAGTAGGATGTTCAAGATAGGCATAGTTCCGATCTTTGGTTGGCTGTCCCACTGCCTGGAGTTGCGACATCTGTCATTAGTACAGTCAGCCTTCAATGTAATCATGGTGCCGAACACTCTCTTGCTGGTCTTTGTTGGGTGGTTGCAGATCAAGCATGTATCAAACAACTCAAGCAGGGCCGACTCGAAAACAACATACAGTTTTGGCTCATGAAGTGGCGGGACATTTTCATTGCTGAAAAAAAGGATAAAAACATTAACACATTGTTCTTTATGGATTATCtacattacatgcattacatgtatgtatccatGGTCAGCTGATATAGATTGCATGTAAATATATAAACACACCTGATTTCATCGAAAGCAACAGTATCAAAATCTTCATCATCAGAACTTGAATCCCCAATGTCAAAATCCTCCTCTGGGAGGTAGTCCTCATCTGTCGGGTCATCATTTACAGCTCCATCGTCAACAAAACTGTCATTGAActccatttcatttttttcaacagCATCCTCACAGGCAGTATACTTTGGCGTTTTCATGACAGGCTCTTGGTCTGTGAGAAGAACACATTGGGTCCCAACAGATCTATAGGGAGGCCTCTTTCTCCTGGGTGTCTGAACCGCTGAAAATGTAAATGAACATGGTCAATACCTGGTGATTAGCTGTCTGGAATGAGCAATTTTTATCATGTAATGTATGGTACTGTCTAGGCCTAAATTATGGAAATTAAGTACATTTTATATTACGCACCTTTTGTAAGTACCTCAACCTTTCTGGCTGCATTAGtcccatcatgaaggtttggtgTGGAAGGTGGGTCACAAGGAGGCATATGACATATAGGCTCATCATCCTCGACCTCAGGCTCAGGCATGTCCTGGAGTGAAGCAgtatcatcttcttcttcgacCTCCATAGCTGCTGCTTGGGCCTCAGAGACGAGACGACGATTCTCTCGCTTAGCCCAAGCACTTCTAGGCCTCCGTGGGGTGCTTTCACAGTTACCGGCACTTGTAGTGGTAGGTGTTGGTGGCATCAGATGAATTGTAGGCACAGCACCTTCTTTTCGCATCAATCTGAAAGTAAAATCGTGAAATGAAACTGTCTTGTACCAACCAGGTCTCGGTGTAAGGCAGCCTAGGCCTGTCTCAGTGaatacatgatatgaatgtGATGGTTAGGCCAATTCAAAAATCACCCATCTTTTAAGGACGGCGTGCTAAAATCATGCATGCTGTACGGAGTAGGGCATGGGCAATACACAGAACGACAAAGTCAACACCTCAGTCAGTACCTCAGGCCTAATTTTCGTCAGATTCAGCATAAATAACGGCAGCCTGTGCTACATGTACTAACCTCCTAGAAAACCCAGCATTATATTGCTGCAAATTCAGGATGCAGTCATCAGTAAAATGCTTCGAGCACAACACACTGGTTTTGGATGGCTGCCATTTATCTCGTTTTGCCTTGACGAACAACGTCCAAGAACGCCGCAGTTCTGTCGTCTTCTTCTTCGCATCTGCCGATAAATTCGGTTTCTCCGGATCCGGGAATTCAAACAGATACCTGTCCTGTTGGCTACAATTAGCTGCGACGCAACGCCTAGGCATATTTAAAAGTTCAAACGGAAGAAAAAAGTGTGTCGATGCTGAATGTTGTGTACAAATTACATGGCGTATTGTTCTCGATCTCCCCATTCTTGCAGCAGGTTCTAGGAATGACGTCACGGATTAAAGTTCCTTGGCGCGTAGTTTGAATTGCGTTTTTTGAGTGTCTGACAttcggttacaggaaaattcgtccccggataattcgtccccggataattcgtccccgcaaattcgtccccggataattcgtccccgaggataattcgtcccctaggaaaattcgtccccggataatttgtccccaaggataattcgtccccggataattcgtccccaaggaaaattcgtccctggataattcgtcccctaggaaaatttgtccccgaaaataattcgtccccagaaaattttgcaaagttaaaagtttctgactttactttctaagacccttaagtcttgtcgaatggactgtagtaataactactactttcgatttttctcattcagtgtaatatctctctttactaccctactggCTAGTTACCtgccccactatttttatagaaggtagaggtaggcaggcaaaatattttattgaagaatttagagcttttctttcattctgaccagtaaaaatacttatttgaagaaaaaaaatttatttcgcctgcctacctctacctactatgaaaaaagtgaattttcctagagccctgACATTCAAAGGGATATTACATAATTGTTGCGGGGTTTTTTGAAGACCTCTCTGCGCGATGTTGGATCTTACTATGTACTAAAACAAAATCATGAACTTAAATCAGAAAATTGTAGTCTGTCAGTTCACCTTTAAAATTGTCGAATGTTGacaattcaattattattattcacaCCGCGTGTTTTCTTCTTCCTAATCCTAGTGTATTTATTAGTAAAGGACCTTCATTTTTCACCTGCAGGATTTGATAATCATGCCTTCTGGAGAAGATATCTGCTAGTTGTGGTCGTTGGTCGATTGGATATTCTGTCATTTTCGAGTAAGTATCGCAAAACCTTTCTCCtctttcctttttagctcacctcttagcagaggtgagcttatcccataccgtggcgtccgtcgtccgttagcagggcacgtttcgtaactgttagagctattgagttgaaacttggtacacatgtacccttatgtaatgacaccttggagaccaagtttcggtccgattcgtttcatggtttggccaccagggggccaaacgttaaaagtgaaaatatgcaatatctcccttaatagcagtcgggaaattttgaaaaaaatatggttggtacttctagcaaaggtgcatcatatatctccgggtttttgatttgacctccttttcaaggtcacagaggtcaaatggtgtaaattggccgttattttgtaacgatggcacgtttctaaactgcaatgactattgataccaaatttggtacacatttaccccttagtcaggtgatctcagggaccgaagtttggtccaatatgattcaccacttgaccaccagggggcaaaatccaaaaaccttaaaaatgtgattattccttaacttcttgcccgattgccaccaatttgatatcatgggtacatctaaccaccatacagtatatgtcacacaggtttttaatttgaccttcttgtcaaggtcacagaggtcaaatggcgtaaattcgccgtcaggccgtaactatggcacgtttcttaactgcaatgactattgatcacaaattaagtacacatgtaccccttggtcaggtgatctcaggtaccgaagtttggtgcaatctgatttgccgtttggcctccagggtgggggtcaaatcctaaattcttcaaaatgccattattcctagtaatgacttgcctgattggcaccaattttatatcataggtacatctaattctaacaaccattcaatgtgtcacccgggtcttctttgatttgacctacttttcaaggtcacagaggtcgaatgtactgtaaattggccattttggggaaattataattgcttggacctacatcaaacctaacactacatgacacaataccatgctctttatccatctttcctccacatgaggtgagcacaatggccctggccatttcattttttttttgaaaCTATTCTCCGTGCAGAAtttatactctactcacaagCTGCGGGATCCTTCTTATTTCCTGGTGTAATTGTAACCTTTTTTTTTTCCTGCAGGATTTtgtctgctgctgctgctgttgatcGATCGATTGTCGAATAGTTCTAATCCAAAAAACATTCCTCTTCCAAGtaagtgaaatattttttctcagaaaaCTGATGCAGCGGAGTCTTTGCATAATGAACGGTCTAAGATTTTCCAGAAAAGATGAGTTTTTTCATTCTTAAATCAATAATTAACTGCAAACTCGGACAAACGCTTATAAATTTCGATAAGCCACCCGGACGGGAGTTGTGCGTAGACTTAGAAAATGTTTTCGGAAATAAGCGACTTACTTCTCGAGTAAAACTTTCAAACGGGTGGGCTTTTCGCCAATTCATCGATTTCACTATCGGTGTTTCAAAATCAGGGTTTCTGTCAATCTATATTGTCAAAGATTTTGAGTATTGGTTGCTCGGACCAGGATTCAAGCGGATTTTACGATTCGTCGAAGCTAGGGTGTCTTGTTTTTCTGAACGTATGAAGGATGCCCCAAAAACGACAGTTTGTGAAAAAATCCGATTCAAATCGAGAGATGCCGTTTTTAAACTGATACAAGGAGGTTTGAGTTTTGAGAAGAATTCACCACAAGCAGTGTGCTTTAAACAGTTGATCAGGGTTTTGTGAAATCTAGAGAAGATGCAGTATTACTAGCTCTCGAGGACTTTTTTCACAAAGTTACCGCCAAAACAGGAATTGTAGTGGTATATTCAACACCCATTCGTCTCGGAAATCCCGGACTTACTAAGAGGTATGTATTTTTTACAACGTCATCATAATCACT is drawn from Lineus longissimus chromosome 1, tnLinLong1.2, whole genome shotgun sequence and contains these coding sequences:
- the LOC135496551 gene encoding uncharacterized protein LOC135496551; translated protein: MEKKAKKKTLAPIRDWIKSIKYHLYWCVMSSPQGDGAAIKKKWLSCVEHIQDKHDNCLHGDLGQQRKWLNEGTQASDDLVAMLTKTLLVNDISKMSAIGQTSGVESYHSVLNHFAPKMIKFSYSGMNSRICLAALHYNENAGRPQAATMAGEGRYRIDFPKYKTGGYVVKKILVGATYGKTNHLHTMSQSGSYHFTTIMVSLHLSNN